Genomic DNA from uncultured Acetobacterium sp.:
TCACCAAAGAAAACCTCCGACTGTTGCGTGAGATTGCGATGCGAAAAGCGGCCAACCGAATTAGCCAGGATAATCAGAATGAACCGCGATTGTCCTCAAAAATGGCCAATATCAAACTGATGGTTTGTATCAGTGCTTCCCCGTCGGCGGCAAAATGTATTCGCTGGACAGAACGTACAGCAGAAGCCTTTCGGGCCCCTTGGACAGCCGTTTATGTGGAAAATCTGGAAAGTGATTACCTTACTGATGTGGAAAAGAAAAGTATTCGGGAAAATCTGGCTCTGGCTGAACGATTAGGGGCGGAAATTGTAACCCTCAACGGTGATGATATTGCTACAGTGATTGCTGAATATGCCAAGCTTTCCGGCATTACCAATATTGTGATTGGAAAAAGCCGAAATAAAAAAACACTGAGAAATTTTCTCAGATCCAGTCTGGAAGATCAATTGATTGCCATGCTGTGGAGTATTGAAGTTCATATTATTCCGGGAAACGTTGCCCCGAATAAGACCGTTCAATATAAACATAAACGGATCCGGTTCCGCAAAAACTTATTTTTATCCTGGCAGGATGCGTTGAAGACGATGGCGATATTAGTTGCGGCAACCCTTTTATCACTAGGCTTTCAGAAGTTTGATATTGGTGATCAGAATATCATTATGGTCTATATTTTATCAGTGCTGATTATTTCAAGAGCAACAATGGGTTATCTTTATGGCGTTTCGGCTTCGATACTCAGTGTATTAGTATTTAATTTCTTTTTCACGATTCCTTATTATACCTTTCATGTTATTCAAAAAGGATATCCGATCACTTTTCTGATTATGCTGTTGGTCGCATTAATCACCAGTGCGTTAACGGTCCGGATCAAATCCCAGGCACGGTTTGCCGTGGAAAGAGAACACCGTACGGAAGTGTTATATGAAATCAATAAAAAATTATTGGCATCGCGTGATACTGAAAATACTGTTAAACTAATAAATGAGTATCTGACAAAAATATTTGGGCGTTCTGCCATTTTCTACACCGAAGATCCGGTAAATAGTGGTAAAATGAACTACCTACAGTCCCCTCTTGATCCGGATGCGCACTTTCTTTTATCAGAAAGTGAGCGCGCCGTGGCCCATTGGGTATTCGTTAATAAAAAGTATGCGGGAGCAGGTGCGGATACACTGATGGGCGCCGGTGCCTTTTATATGCCCCTGGTTTCTCAAAATCGCGTGTTAGGTGTGCTTGGTCTTTCCTGTGCAAATGGAAAACTCAATCAAAACAATCGTTTGTTTCTGGAGAAAATCGCTTCTCAGGTAGAAATGGCGTTAGAACGGCATTTTTTTTCGGGAGAACAGCGACGGATGTTAATTGAATCGGAAAAAGAAAAAATGCGCAGCAACCTGCTTCGGGGGATATCCCATGATCTTCGAACCCCGCTTACCGGGATATTAGGGGCAAGTTCGGCGATTCTGGAAAATGGTGACGAATTCGATAAGAAAACCCACGACACGTTGGTTTATAATATCAAAGAAGAGGCACAGTGGCTCATCCGGATGGTTGAAAATCTTTTATCAATCACCCGGATTTCGGAAGGACCCATGAATGTGAAAAAAACACCGGAGGCCGCTGAAGAAATTGTCGCCGAAGCCATCAGCCGAATTCGCAAGCGATTTTCCAAGCGCAAATTTTCGGTCATTGTACCTGAAGCGCTGTTGATGGTGCCCATGGATGGAACCTTAATTGAGCAGGTGATTATTAATCTTCTGGAAAATGCTGTCAAACATTCACCGGATGATTCAACCATTGAAGTTAAAGTAAAAAAAAGCGAGCAACTGGCCGTATTTGAAGTGAGTGATCATGGCAAAGGCATCAGTGATGAGGACTTGCCCTATCTATTTGAAACTTATGTTCCGAACAGGGAACATAGTCTTGATTCATCACGTGGAATGGGAATTGGTTTATCGATATGTAAATCCATTGTTAAAGCGCATCAGGGGATCATCGAAGCAGAGAATAAAAAAAATGGCGGGGCCGTTTTTCGGTTCACCCTGCCATTGGAGGAAAGAGAAGATAATGGATAACAAATCATTAATATTAATTGTCGAGGATGAGGTTGGTATTGCCAATTTTATCTCTGCCATACTCAAAGCAAATGACTATAAATTGATCAAAGCAGGTACCGGAAAAGAGGCCATCTCAATGACGGCATCGTACGCTCCGGATCTGATTTTACTTGATTTAGGATTACCGGATATGGATGGTATGGAGGTATTAAGAAATATTCGGGAATGGTCAAAGATCCCGGTTGTGATCGTTTCGGCCCGCGGTCACGAACGGGAAAAAGTGGAAGCCCTTGATTTGGGAGCCGATGATTATATTACGAAGCCTTTTGGGACCGCCGAACTGTTGGCGAGAATTAGAACGGGAATTCGACATAGTCCTAAAAATATGCAGGAGAACACCTTGGATACGACAACGCTCGTTGTCGGCGAACTTGAAATTGACTATGATAAACGGCAGGTTGGTGTGGGTGGACGGGCGATTCATCTTACACCCATTGAGTATAAAATCATGGTGTTGTTATCCAAAAATATTGGGAAAGTGCTGACTCATGATTATATTATCAAAGAAGTATGGGGTCCTTACACCAATGAAATTCAAGCGCTACGGGTGAATATGGCAAATATTCGAAGAAAAATTGAAGAAAATCCTGCCGAACCAAAATATATTGTGACTCAGGTTGGCGTTGGCTACCGGATGGTAGAGGAGCTTGAACAGTAAAATCATAATACCCAGATACCAATTGAAATTCAAACCGACTTTCAATTGGTGTTTTTTATTTTAAAATAACAACTGGGTAAGAAACACGGACATAATTGGGATAAAATTTAATAATTGAGAACCATAGACGCTGATTTCTTGAATTTTATTAAATCTATTGACGGTTAATGGTTAATGATGGCATACTAAAGGTAATTATCACCGAGAAATTGAATTAAACAGCATAGTCGTCATAATAAATTAAATATATTTAAAGAGATTATAATGTAGATAAGATATAATGAACCATTAAACATCGAAATAACTTAATTTCATAACGATTAGTAGCACCTACCCATTGAATAAAAAAAGAATTTCTGGATTCACAGAAGCGATGCGTAAAAACTGACTTTTGATTGAATGTGAAATAACAGTCGTCAAAGTCATAACCAATGATTAGAGAAGGAAAAAAAATGAAAATATCGGCGCTGAATATAGCAATCATCGTGAGTGTTCTTTTTTTATTTGGACTGGCGGTGTACTTTATTCTTAAAAAAGGTAGAAAAAGAAGAAAACAACGGGAAATACGTCGGTTTAATGAGCTGGTTCAGACGTTTATTGAATCCGAAGAAATACCGG
This window encodes:
- a CDS encoding sensor histidine kinase KdpD; the protein is MVDFSDKRPNPDDILEDLFISEQNKKGRLEIFLGYAAGVGKTYAMLDDAHEQMKCGVNVLVGYIEEHTRPETIQLMGGLPTLPPKFVEYRNIQLKEFDLDAALKRKPDLILVDELAHTNAPGVRNKKRYQDIEELLNAGIDVFTTVNIQHLESLNDIVQNITKISVHETVPDYVFNQADKIRLIDIEPEELLRRFESGKIYRQERAEKALENFFTKENLRLLREIAMRKAANRISQDNQNEPRLSSKMANIKLMVCISASPSAAKCIRWTERTAEAFRAPWTAVYVENLESDYLTDVEKKSIRENLALAERLGAEIVTLNGDDIATVIAEYAKLSGITNIVIGKSRNKKTLRNFLRSSLEDQLIAMLWSIEVHIIPGNVAPNKTVQYKHKRIRFRKNLFLSWQDALKTMAILVAATLLSLGFQKFDIGDQNIIMVYILSVLIISRATMGYLYGVSASILSVLVFNFFFTIPYYTFHVIQKGYPITFLIMLLVALITSALTVRIKSQARFAVEREHRTEVLYEINKKLLASRDTENTVKLINEYLTKIFGRSAIFYTEDPVNSGKMNYLQSPLDPDAHFLLSESERAVAHWVFVNKKYAGAGADTLMGAGAFYMPLVSQNRVLGVLGLSCANGKLNQNNRLFLEKIASQVEMALERHFFSGEQRRMLIESEKEKMRSNLLRGISHDLRTPLTGILGASSAILENGDEFDKKTHDTLVYNIKEEAQWLIRMVENLLSITRISEGPMNVKKTPEAAEEIVAEAISRIRKRFSKRKFSVIVPEALLMVPMDGTLIEQVIINLLENAVKHSPDDSTIEVKVKKSEQLAVFEVSDHGKGISDEDLPYLFETYVPNREHSLDSSRGMGIGLSICKSIVKAHQGIIEAENKKNGGAVFRFTLPLEEREDNG
- a CDS encoding response regulator transcription factor, producing the protein MDNKSLILIVEDEVGIANFISAILKANDYKLIKAGTGKEAISMTASYAPDLILLDLGLPDMDGMEVLRNIREWSKIPVVIVSARGHEREKVEALDLGADDYITKPFGTAELLARIRTGIRHSPKNMQENTLDTTTLVVGELEIDYDKRQVGVGGRAIHLTPIEYKIMVLLSKNIGKVLTHDYIIKEVWGPYTNEIQALRVNMANIRRKIEENPAEPKYIVTQVGVGYRMVEELEQ